The genomic region AAGAAAGGCAGATCGTGACCGCTTACGTCGCACGACGGCTCGGCATCGCGGTGCTCATGGTGTTCGTCATCACCTCCCTGGCGTTCATCCTGACCGCGTTGATGCCCAACGACGTCACGTCGACCATCCTCGGACCCGACGCGACTCCCGAACAGCGCAGCGCGCTGCGCTCCGACCTGGGCCTCGACGAGCCGCTGATCTCGCGCTTCATCGGCTTCTGGGCGTCTGCGCTGACCGGCGACCTCGGATCCTCACTCATCAGCGGCCGCCCCGTCCTCGACAGCGTCACCGAGCGACTGCCCGTCACGCTGACGCTCGCCATGGGCGGGACCTTGCTCGCCGTCATCGTCGGCGTGGCCCTCGGCACGCTCGCGGCCGTGCGCGGCGGCGCAACAGACACGACCATCCGTGGGTTCGTCGGCGTCGTCGTCGCGATCCCGAACTTCTGGCTGGCGGTGCTTCTCGTGTTCGTGTTCGCCGTCACGCTCGGTCTCTTCCCCGCGACCGGCTGGACGCCGTTCCCCGACGATCCCGGCGATTGGGCGCTTCACCTCGTGCTCCCGCTGTCGGCGATCGTCGTCGGCGCGAGCGCGGGCATCGTCCGGCAGTCCCGAGTCGCGATGCTCGATGTCCTGCAGCGCGACTACATCACGACGCTGCGCTCGGTCGGTCTGCCCGAGTGGCGCATCATCCTCGTCCACGGGCTCCGCAACGCCGCGATCCCCGTGCTCACCGTCATCGGACTCACGTTCGTGGGGCTCTTCGGCGGCGCCGTTCTCATCGAGCAGGTCTTCTCGCTTCCAGGAATCGGCCCCCTCGCAATGACGTCCGTCAGCACGGGCGACTTCCCGGTGACTCTGGGCGTCGTCATCGTGACCTCCGCGCTCATCCTGCTCATGAATCTGGCCCTCGACATCGTGTACGGCATCATCAATCCGAAAGCGAGACTCGCATGACTCGCGCAGACGTCGCTCCCGCACCGCCCGGTCTCCGCGCCCGAAGGAAGGACACCGGCTGGCGCCGCGTCAACTCCTCGCCGGCTGCGCTGACAGCTCTGCTCTTCCTCGTGGTGCTGGCTCTGGCCTGCATCTTCGCCGACATCATCGGTCTGCAGGATCCCCTGGCCCAGGACCTCACTGCGATGCGCCAGCTGCCGTCCGCGGCCCACTGGCTGGGCACTGATGACTTCGGACGGGACGTCCTCGCGCGGCTCGTCTACGGCGGGGCGGAGACACTCGGCGGCGCTGCACTCGCCGTCGCCATCGCCACAGTGATCGGCGTTCCCCTCGGGATGATCGCCGGCTTTCGCGGCGGCGCGGCCGACATGCTGATCTCGCGGATCGCCGACGTCTTCCAGGCGCTCCCTCTCATCATCGTCCTCATCGCCGTGATCGGCGTGTTTGGAAACGACAGCACGCTCGCGATGATCACGCTCGGCGTCGCGCTCTCGGACGGGTTCATTCGCCTCGCCCGAGCGACGACTCTGGGCGTTCGCGGCAACCTCTACATCGATGCCGCCCGTGTCGCCGGCGTGGCCTCCGGGAAGACGCTCTTCCGTCACGTGCTCCCGAGCATCCGCGGTCCCCTCCTCGTTCAGATCTCGATGGCCATGGCCGGAGCCCTGCTGATTCAAGCGGGCCTCGGGTTCCTCGGGCTGGGCAGTCCGCCGCCCGCCCCGAACTGGGGAGCGATGGTCGCGAACGCCAGCGAGCTCATCTACATCCACCCCTGGCTCCTCGTGCCCTCCGGCGCGATCCTGATCCTGTCGATACTCGCGTTCAACACGCTCGGCGACGCGCTCGCGAGCCCGCCACGGCGACGCACACGTCACCCAGCACCCGCGCACCAGCCGCACGCGGCCGATGTTCCTGCTCCCCCGCCGGCTGACGCCGCCGTGAGCGTACGAGACTGCACTGTCCGCTTCTCGGATGACGACGGCTCCTTCGCGGTCGTGCAGGGCGTCAGCTTCGATGTCCGCCGTGGGGAGGCACTCGGAATCGTCGGCGAGTCCGGCTGCGGAAAGAGCGTGACCGCCAAGGCTCTCCTGGGGCTGGTCGCCCGAGGCGGCGAGATCTCCGGTCATGTCCGGATCGGGGACACCGACATCGTCGGTGCTCCTGCCCGGACCGTGCGCCGCCTTCGGGGGACGCGCATCGCGCTGATCTCGCAGGAGCCGATGTCGGCCTTGGATCCGACCTTCACGATCGGCAGCCAGCTGCGCGAATCGATCCGTCAACACACCTCGCTCACACGGCGACGCGACGTCGAAGCGCGCGCGATCGAACTGCTGTCGATGGTCGGCATTCCCGACCCGGAGCAGGCCGCCGGGAGCTACACCTTCCAGATCTCCGGAGGAATGGCGCAGCGCGCCGCGATCGCGCTCGCGCTGACCGGGGAGCCCGAGGTCCTCGTCGCCGACGAGCCGACCACCGCGCTGGACGTCACCGTTCAGGCGGAGATCCTGGATCTGCTGCATGACCTCCGTCAGCGGCTCGGCATGGCGTTGGTGATCGTCACCCACGACTTCGGTGTCGTCGCCGACTCCTGCGACCGCGCGATCGTGATGTACGCGGGCCAGATCGTCGAATCTGCAGAGGTCGAGGCACTGATCGAGGAACCCCAGCACCCGTACACACGGGCGCTCCTTGCCGCGATCCCGTCGCTGGCCGAGCGCGGTGTCGCGATGGAGACGATTCCCGGAGTCGTGCCGGCTCCGCGGCAGTGGGGGACCGGATGCCGGTTCGCCGAACGCTGCTCCTTCGCCACGCCGGACTGCCGCACCGCCTCGGTCCCCTTGACGGCGACAGACGAGCGAACGGTCCGCTGTGTTCGCACCGCGGAGCTGT from Microbacter sp. GSS18 harbors:
- a CDS encoding ABC transporter permease — translated: MTAYVARRLGIAVLMVFVITSLAFILTALMPNDVTSTILGPDATPEQRSALRSDLGLDEPLISRFIGFWASALTGDLGSSLISGRPVLDSVTERLPVTLTLAMGGTLLAVIVGVALGTLAAVRGGATDTTIRGFVGVVVAIPNFWLAVLLVFVFAVTLGLFPATGWTPFPDDPGDWALHLVLPLSAIVVGASAGIVRQSRVAMLDVLQRDYITTLRSVGLPEWRIILVHGLRNAAIPVLTVIGLTFVGLFGGAVLIEQVFSLPGIGPLAMTSVSTGDFPVTLGVVIVTSALILLMNLALDIVYGIINPKARLA
- a CDS encoding dipeptide/oligopeptide/nickel ABC transporter permease/ATP-binding protein, with amino-acid sequence MTRADVAPAPPGLRARRKDTGWRRVNSSPAALTALLFLVVLALACIFADIIGLQDPLAQDLTAMRQLPSAAHWLGTDDFGRDVLARLVYGGAETLGGAALAVAIATVIGVPLGMIAGFRGGAADMLISRIADVFQALPLIIVLIAVIGVFGNDSTLAMITLGVALSDGFIRLARATTLGVRGNLYIDAARVAGVASGKTLFRHVLPSIRGPLLVQISMAMAGALLIQAGLGFLGLGSPPPAPNWGAMVANASELIYIHPWLLVPSGAILILSILAFNTLGDALASPPRRRTRHPAPAHQPHAADVPAPPPADAAVSVRDCTVRFSDDDGSFAVVQGVSFDVRRGEALGIVGESGCGKSVTAKALLGLVARGGEISGHVRIGDTDIVGAPARTVRRLRGTRIALISQEPMSALDPTFTIGSQLRESIRQHTSLTRRRDVEARAIELLSMVGIPDPEQAAGSYTFQISGGMAQRAAIALALTGEPEVLVADEPTTALDVTVQAEILDLLHDLRQRLGMALVIVTHDFGVVADSCDRAIVMYAGQIVESAEVEALIEEPQHPYTRALLAAIPSLAERGVAMETIPGVVPAPRQWGTGCRFAERCSFATPDCRTASVPLTATDERTVRCVRTAELSRKLPQPELALASSAPAERSAS